The proteins below come from a single Neospora caninum Liverpool complete genome, chromosome IX genomic window:
- a CDS encoding putative pantoate--beta-alanine ligase: protein METHTLAQLGRDTLPAFSAEFLPSSSAFFPFRATAPPPRDRREILVVHSPQELVAYRNARPRVQLPVVAVRAAGRTEGGAAAADSTGASASESGTGAGDSVDALTHAHVDRSSMFSRRRRISLVPTMGGLHEGHLHLIRGAACTGDEVWVTIFVNALQFHSAKDFLTYPASIDDDMKLLSQVRVDLVFIPSHSSLYPLDSRPHLIAGSEELYTVPRGRDNGDARANGLPNATDKEADRVVRSPVSGFKLERLDTHAGERDALGPTPAASWIPPQRLFRMRVDFEGIEEVEGEGRRRSGFLRGIGTVVTQLFTLIRPTYAHFGFKDFQQVACVKRLICGMGLDALLLAHNTWRDSDGMAASSRNRRMTEEDRKKARKSFLLLQHVSRERRANP, encoded by the exons ATGGAAACTCACACGCTGGCGCAGTTGGGGCGGGATACTCTccccgcgttctctgcgGAGTTCCTGCCGTCGTCCAGtgcgtttttcccctttcgcgcaacagcgccgccgccgcgggaCAGGCGCGAGATTCTCGTGGTTCACTCTCCACAAGAACTCGTCGCCTACCGGAATGCTCGTCCACGGGTCCAACTCCCCGTCGTCGCCGTTCGCGCGGCTGGCCGAAcggagggcggcgcggcggcggcagaTTCGACGGGCGCGTCAGCCTCTGAGTCAGGAACAGGCGCGGGCGACTCTGTCGACGCTCTGACCCACGCACATGTTGACAGGTCGTCGATGTTctctcgacgccgccgcATATCTCTGGTTCCCACGATGGGCGGTCTCCACGAGGGTCATCTGCATCTGATccgcggcgccgcctgcaCAGGCGACGAGGTCTGGGTGACGATCTTCGTGAACGCTTTGCAGTTCCACTCCGCCAAGGATTTCCTGACGTACCCCGCGTCCATCGACGACGACATGAAGCTTCTGTCGCAGGTCCGAGTCGACCTCGTGTTCATTCCCTCGCACTCGAGCCTCTATCCGCTCGACTCTCGGCCGCACCTGATTGCGGGGAGCGAAGAGCTCTACACCGTGCCGAGGGGCCGGGACAACGGCGACGCTCGCGCGAACGGTCTGCCGAACGCGACCGACAAAGAAGCCGACCGCGTGGTGCGGTCGCCAGTGAGCGGGTTCAAACTCGAGAGActcgacacacacgcaggcgAACGGGACGCGCTCGGCCCGACACCCGCCGCCTCCTGGATTCCTCCGCAGCGGCTGTTCCGCATGCGCGTCGATTTTGAGGGCATTGAGGAGGTGGAGGGCGAAGGCCGACGCCGCTCCGGCTTCCTTCGAG GAATCGGCACTGTGGTGACCCAGTTGTTCACCTTGATTCGGCCGACCTACGCGCATTTTGGATTCAAGGATTTTCAGCAGGTTGCCTGCGTGAAGCGCCTGATCTGTGGAATGGGTCTAGATGCACTTCTGCTCGCGCACAACACGTGGCGAGACTCCGACGGCATGGCGGCGTCGAGCCGCAACCGCCGCATGACCGAAGAGGACCGAAAAAAGGCGCGGAaatccttccttcttttgcaGCACGTAAGTCGTGAACGCAGAGCAAATCCG
- a CDS encoding genome sequencing data, contig C317, related — translation MSPATSIRICVLQLPALLRREAGLPPATLSALSPSSLSPSSLSSGDSRAVLERKQQQMQRIKEALAAAVAAMKRGATSSTFPFTAAFDHNIFSSAPVQTSYRGIVDALATALGELGGERSQEKQGHEEAHGNSRPFDVLVLPEMWNTPYHNSCFAAYGEPLPDLGDADEEANEEEMRARVSPSFAFMKEMAKRLRVCVVGGSIVERREVPDESAGKDTDRKKVELYNTCCVFDREGAFIAKHRKMHLFDISILKSDDPNGKGMIFRESATLSAGNSLSSFSLAPFGSVGLGICYDLRFAEMALALTQQRNCKLLCYPGAFNQTTGPPHWSLLLRGRALDNQVYVVGCSPAAPSPSVSGEGEYPVYGHSTVIGPYGDVIAELGGGPGAIFASLDRTKVDLFRKQVPTSLQKRFGEVYTQVQEVTASDGAHRRGTGQQS, via the exons ATGTCGCCGGCGACCTCAATCCGCATCTGTGTCTTGCAGCTGCctgcgctgctgcgccgGGAGGCTGGCCTTCCCCCTGCCACTCTCTcagctctttctccttcttctctttctccttcttctctttcttctggagaTTCGCGTGCAGtgctggagaggaagcagcagCAGATGCAGCGCATCAAGGAGGCTCTTGCTGCAGCCGTCGCAGCTATGAAGAGGGGCGCAACCTCCTCGACCTTCCCGTTCACCGCGGCGTTCGACCACAACATCTTTTCTTCGGCGCCCGTTCAGACGTCCTACAGAGGCATCGTCGACGCCCTCGCCACGGCCCTGGGCGAGCTCGGGGGTGAGCGCAGCcaagagaaacagggacACGAGGAAGCGCACGGAAACTCCCGTCCGTTCGAtgtcctcgttctccccgAGATGTGGAATACGCCGTACCACAACTCGTGCTTTGCCGCCTACGGCGAGCCGCTGCCGGAcctcggcgacgcagacgaggaagcaaacgaggaagagatgcgtgcgcgggtgtctccttccttcgccttcatGAAGGAGATGGCGAAGCGGctgcgcgtctgcgtcgtGGGCGGGTCCATCGTCGAGAGGCGGGAAGTCCCAGACGAGAGCGCAGGGAAGGACACGGACAGAAAAAAAGTCGAGCTGTACAACACATGCTGCGTGTTCGAtcgagaaggcgccttcATCGCCAAACACAGAAAAATGCATCTCTTCGACATCAGCATCCTGAAATCTGATGACCCGAATGGAAAA GGGATGATCTTTCGAGAGAGCGCCACCCTGAGCGCCG GCAActccctttcttcgttttctctcgcgcctttcggCAGCGTCGGTCTCGGCATTTGCTACGATTTGCGTTTCGCGGAGATGGCCTTGGCACtgacgcagcagagaaactGCAAACTTCTCTGCTACCCTGGAGCGTTCAATCAAACCACGG GTCCGCCGCATtggtctctgcttcttcgggGGCGTGCGCTCGACAATCAGGTGTACGTGGTTGGATGTTCACcggctgcgccttcgccctcggtTTCTGGCGAAGGCGAGTATCCGGTGTACGGGCACAGCACAGTCATTGGGCCGTACGGCGATGTCATTGCGGAACTTGGAGGCGGTCCAGGCGCGATTTTCGCGTCGCTGGACAGAACCAAGGTCGACCTTTTCCGGAAACAAGTTCCTACGAGTCTCCAGAAGCGTTTCGGCGAGGTGTACACGCAGGTCCAGGAGGTAACAGCTAGCGACGGGGCGCACAGGCGTGGGACTGGCCAACAAAGTTAG